One stretch of Eupeodes corollae chromosome 2, idEupCoro1.1, whole genome shotgun sequence DNA includes these proteins:
- the LOC129944790 gene encoding odorant receptor 94a-like, which produces MDKLDLVKPIRLSTRIIKFLGLWRLNNEYNSLYRIYSYLLHFCTIFSTTTFMLIKVGTAKTLEEFTEPLFLTFTMVGASIKVINILHLNDVAVELMVLKNALRMFYIVALVYTGASFAVLLFGSIIIAFGQKWVLPYPMWLPFEYQYESKYYWLAYGYQFVGLLVGCLSNVSLDLLQCFYLRSVSLIYFVIGSRLGDIVNDYADVSDSSEMNYIFLEKLKEILRLHNFAKKLTENCQRILSLPIFVQVLFSAFVLCFTGYRLSSMSITETPGRFIEMIDFLFVMGLQIYLPCYYGNQITLEAGKLSDALFSSNWTVLPVKSKKIIYLYMEFLKEPIYVKAGKFFQIGIPTFAKTVNNAYSFFAVLIRVQK; this is translated from the exons atggATAAACTTGATTTAGTTAAACCAATAAGACTCTCCACCAGAATTATAAAATTCCTCGGCTTATGGAGACTCAACAACGAATACAACTCACTTTACAGAATCTACTCTTATCTCCTGCACTTCTGCACAATCTTCTCAACAACAACTTTTATGTTGATCAAAGTTGGAACAGCTAAAACCTTAGAAGAATTCACTGAACCTCTATTCCTTACTTTTACTATGGTTGGTGCTTCGATAAAAGTGATAAACATCCTACATTTGAATGATGTAGCTgttg agttgatggttttgaaaaatgccCTACGGATGTTTTATATCGTGGCGTTAGTTTATACGGGAGCAAGTTTTGCGGTTCTTCTCTTCGGATCGATTATAATTGCCTTTGGACAGAAGTGGGTGCTGCCCTATCCAATGTGGCTGCCGTTTGAATATCAATACGAATCAAAGTACTACTGGCTTGCTTATGGCTATCAATTTGTGGGATTACTCGTGGGATGCTTGTCAAACGTATCTCTCGACTTGTTGCAATGCTTTTACCTGAGGAGTGTTTCTTTGATATATTTCGTGATTGGCAGTCGTTTGGGCGACATTGTCAATGATTATGCGGATGTTTCTGACAGTTCTGAAATGAATTACATCTTTTTGgagaaattgaaagaaatattaCGTTTACATAATTTTGCCAAAAA gttaACAGAAAATTGTCAACGAATCTTATCTTTGCCGATTTTTGTTCAGGTTCTGTTCAGTGCGTTTGTCTTATGTTTCACTGGATACCGATTGAGTTCT atgtCAATTACTGAAACTCCAGGTCGATTTATTGAAATGATAGATTTTCTATTTGTCATGGGACTGCAAATCTACTTACCTTGTTACTATGGAAATCAAATAACTCTTGAAGCTGGCAAGTTGAGTGATGCACTTTTTAGTTCGAATTGGACAGTTTTACCTGTGAAATCTAAGAAGATTATATATTTGTACATGGAGTTTCTGAAAGAGCCAATTTACGTTAAGGCagggaaattttttcaaatcgGAATACCAACCTTTGCAAAG acTGTTAATAATGCGTACAGCTTTTTCGCCGTTTTAATTCGCGTGCAAAAATAG